Proteins from a genomic interval of Maniola jurtina chromosome 8, ilManJurt1.1, whole genome shotgun sequence:
- the LOC123867889 gene encoding sushi, von Willebrand factor type A, EGF and pentraxin domain-containing protein 1 isoform X3, which translates to MLIRRCRTALSVVVLLSLVAPSFSETNLFTCPNGWDLKGLHCYKFFNIRHSWEKAAELCRRYGSELIVIDSYTENNMTANMVPSSPSNNHYWLGLATVDDLRTNTLESAAGALVSQYAGFWDLRQPNPKDGECVDVHVTSDSQSWELTTCETLLPFMCRANACPTGTFHCSNGRCINAAFKCDKQDDCGDASDEMDCASECHFYMASSGDVVESPNYPHKYSPFSECKWTLEGPQGQNIVLQFQDFETEKSFDTVQILVGGRTEDKSVNLATLSGKQDLSNTTYVSASNFMIIKFSSDGSVEKKGFRASWKTESSNCGGILRATPQGQVLTSPGYPNTYPGGLECMYIIEAQPGRIVSLEIDDLDLEMNRDYIVIKDGNMPSSPVLARLTGSGEDNEKVVISTTNHMYMYFRTSLGDSKKGFNMRYSQGCRATIIAANGTFTSPAYGLSNYPNNQECLYRIKNPNGGPLSLKFNEFAIHPSDVVQVFDGSSPSGLRLHSDNGFTVKPRITLTASSGEMLIRFMSDSLHNGAGWKATFSADCPPIKSGIGALASNRDTAFGTTITFSCPIGQEFATGKSRISTQCLDGGKWSTTYIPSCQEVYCGPVPQIDNGFSIGSTNVTYRGVATYQCYAGFAFPTGQPIERISCLSDGRWERTPTCLASQCVALPDVPHANVTILNGGGRSYGTIVRYECEPGYVRTGQPVLLCMSNGTWSGEVPICSKILCPEFPEIKNGFIVDQTRSYMFGDEARVQCFKGYKINGPSIIRCGANQEFDAMPTCEDINECISSQCDSTSTECKNTQGGFYCPCRPGFTPSLDCRPVGDLGLINGAIPDESITTSTSEPGYHKGMIRLNNGGGWCGNNLEAGANWVLVDLRAPTIVRGFRTMSVMRADANIAFTSAIRIQYTNDLADVFKDYTNPDGTAVEFRILEPTLSVLNLPMPIEAQYVKFKIQDYVGAPCLKLEIMGCARLDCSDINECNENNGGCDQKCINTPGNFSCSCNIGYELYFSNGTAGFSIEKSETGERDGDTYQRNKSCVPVMCPPLASPENGLLLSTKSSYHFGDIVEFQCNFGYVMSGFSSLLCTSSGTWNGTAPECQYARCVTLSDDKKDGLKVIRDDSESVLVPYRDNVTITCTSPGRLLRNTATSSFRQCVYDPKPGLPHYWFSGAQPQCPRKDCGVPMPTPGAEYGQYLDTRYQSSFFFGCQNTFKLAGQTSKHDNVVRCQANGIWDFGDLRCEGPVCDDPGRPADGYQISRSYEQGSEVLFGCSRPGYILINPRPITCIREPECKVIRPLGLASGRIPDSAINATSERPNYEAKNIRLNSVTGWCGKQEAFTYVSVDLGKVYRVKAILVKGVVTSDIVGRPTEIRFFYKQAENENYVVYFPNFNLTMRDPGNYGELAMITLPKYVQARFVILGIVSFMDNACLKFELMGCDEPAAEPLLGYDYGYSPCVDNEPPVFQNCPQHPIVVQTDVNGGLLPVNFTEPTATDNSGAIARLEVTPQHFKTPIQVFHNMVVRYVAFDFDGNVAICEVNITVPDYTPPRLSCPQSYVIELVDKQDSYAVNFNETRKRINATDASGEVFLKFIPEKAVIPIRGYENVTVIASDKYGNQAQCHFQVSVQATPCVDWELMPPAHGSLNCLPGDRGIQCIATCSPGFRFTDGEPVKTFVCETKRQWVPTAVVPDCVSENTQQATYHVVAGVQYRALGAVSNACLPQYKDLLAQYDNILNERLSQRCSAVNVNINVTFVKAMPSLLDENVVKMDFVLAITPAIRQTQLYDLCGSTLNLIFDLSVPYASALIEPVLNVSSIGNQCPPLRAIRSTISRGFTCSVGEVLNMDTTDVPRCLHCPAGTFAGEKQKSCTMCPRGYFQNQARQGSCLKCPQGTFTREEGSKDLNDCVPVCGYGTYSPTGLVPCLECPRNSYTSEPPLGGFKDCQACPVNTFTYQPAAFGKDKCRAKCAPGTYSPTGLAPCSQCPRNFYQNLVGSTLCLECPTNMKTVSTGATGLEECLPVECSNSACQHGGLCVPKGHGVQCYCPAGFSGRRCEIDIDECESQPCYNGGTCIDLPQGYRCSCPTGYGGINCQEERSDCRNDTCPERAMCKDEPGYNNYTCLCRSGYTGIDCDVTIDPCSANGNPCKNGATCTALQQGRYKCECLPGWEGQLCEINTDDCIEKPCLLGAPCTDLVNDFSCSCPPGFTGKRCHEKIDLCSNGPCKHGICVDKLFVHQCVCDPGWSGPSCDININECVISPCENGGRCIDSIDDFTCSCEPGYTGKRCQHTIDDCASQPCQNGATCTDQIDGFTCKCRPGFIGLQCETAIDECLNEPCNPAGTERCIDLDNKYQCVCREGFTGEMCETNIDDCASDPCFNGGSCKDEIGGYKCGCQPGWTGKRCERDIGNCVNLPCQNNAKCIDLFQDYFCVCPSGTDGKQCETAPERCIGSPCMHGGKCQDFGSGLNCTCSLDYTGIGCQYEFDACEAGLCKNGATCIDEGDDYSCTCAPGFTGKNCDEDIIDCKENSCPPSATCIDLPGRFYCQCPFNLTGDDCRKSISVDYDLYFSDPLRSSAAQVVPFSTGSADSLTIGMWVQYTQQDEGGIFFTAYGVSNSYIALNKRTIIQAHSNGVQVSLFPELQDVYLSFGEYATVNDGQWHHVALVWDGSNGGELTLITEGLIASKLEGYGSGKTLPQYVWVTLGKPQSDNPKAYTEAGFQGHLTKVQIWNRALDVTNEIQKQVRDCRTEPVLYNGLVLTWTGYDDTIGGVERIVPSHCGQRVCPNGYTGTKCQQLQVDKEAPRVERCPGDLWVIAKNGSTIVNWDMPAFSDNVGVTKVVEKSGHKPGQNLAWGAYDIAYIAYDSAGNAATCTFKVTVLFEFCPPLPDPLGGYQSCRDWGAGGQFKVCEIACRDGLRFSQQVPPFYTCGAEGFWRPTNDPSLPLVYPACSPASPAQRVFKISMQFPSSVLCNDAGQAVLRQKVRSAINQLNRDWNFCSYAVDGTRECKELDINVKCDHRGNVRQTRQVSSPPTATSKDTYVLDAIIPVEDDPVIHNGNNERSTVKRLLEKLILEDEQFDVRSILPNTVPDPASLKLESDYACPMGQVVMAPDCVSCAVGTYLDAASDSCKPCPTGTYQSEAGQLQCTPCPAIAGQPGVTQASGARSAADCKERCAAGKYYDAEADLCRPCGHGSYQPREGAFSCIACPRGQTTRATEAVSAAECRDDCPSGEQLSSDGGCEPCPRGTWRATGSGASCAPCPPGTTTPHPGAASPDQCSLPVCKPGSYLNVTLNTCIQCRKGTYQSETQQTLCIPCPINTSTRGPGAVSESDCTNPCEMSGPDMHCDTNAYCLLIPETSEFKCQCKPGFNGTGKVCIDVCLGFCENGGECVKDQRGEPTCRCAGSFTGRHCKDKSEFAYIASGVAGGVIFIIFLVLLVWMICARSTKKREPKKTLTPAIDQNGSQVNFYYGAHTPYAESIAPSHHSTYAHYYDDEEDGWEMPNFYNETYMKESLHNGMNGKMNSLARSNASIYGTKEDLYDRLKRHAYPGKKDKSDSDSEGQ; encoded by the exons ACCAACCTCTTCACGTGTCCAAATG GCTGGGACTTAAAGGGACTGCATTGTTATAAGTTTTTCAATATCAGACATTCATGGGAAAAAGCAGCGGAATTATGTCGAAG gTACGGGAGCGAGTTGATAGTTATAGATAGTTATACAGAAAATAATATGactgcaaatatggtgccatcTAGTCCTAGTAACAATCACTACTGGCTTGGTCTTGCAACTGTAGATGATCTTAGAACTAATACTTTGGAATCGGCTGCTGGGGCATTAGTATCACAATACGCAGGATTTTGGGACCTGAGGCAACCAAATCCCAAAGATGGTGAATGTGTGGATGTTCACGTAACATCAGATAGCCAATCATGGGAACTAACAACATGCGAAACACTTCTTCCATTCATGTGCAGAGCGAACGCTTGTCCTACTG GAACCTTCCATTGTTCGAACGGCAGATGTATAAATGCGGCCTTCAAATGCGACAAGCAAGACGATTGTGGAGATGCGTCTGACGAAATGGATTGCGCTTCTGAATGTCATTTTTACATGGCTAGTAGTGGAGATGTTGTTGAGAGCCCGAACTATCCTCACAAATATTCGCCCTTTAGCGAATGCAAATGGACACTGGAGGGACCCCAGGGACAAAACATCGTACTACAGTTCCAAGATTTTGAAACTGAAAAGTCTTTTGATACTGTTCAAATCTTAGTCGGTGGACGAACCGAAGACAAATCTGTTAATTTAGCAACACTATCAGGAAAACAAGATTTATCTAATACAACTTATGTATCCGCTTCCAACTtcatgataataaaatttagcTCTGATGGATCAGTAGAAAAGAAAGGATTTCGTGCCTCGTGGAAAACAGAATCATCCAATTGTGGGGGGATACTCAGAGCAACGCCTCAAGGTCAAGTGTTAACATCCCCTGGCTATCCTAATACTTATCCTGGTGGTTTAGAATGTATGTACATTATCGAGGCACAACCTGGCAGGATAGTATCTTTGGAAATTGACGATTTAGATTTAGAAATGAATAGGGACTATATTGTAATCAAAGATGGAAACATGCCGTCTAGCCCCGTTCTCGCAAGGTTAACTGGATCTGGTGAAGACAATGAAAAAGTAGTTATTTCTACTACGAATCACATGTATATGTACTTCCGAACTAGCCTCGGAGATTCTAAAAAAGGCTTCAATATGAGGTACTCGCAAGGTTGTAGAGCGACTATAATAGCAGCAAATGGAACTTTTACCTCCCCAGCCTATGGTCTCAGCAACTACCCAAATAATCAGGAATGTTTATACAGAATTAAGAATCCGAACGGTGGTCCACTTTCCCTTAAATTCAATGAATTCGCTATTCACCCTTCTGACGTAGTTCAAGTGTTCGATGGGTCGAGTCCAAGTGGATTACGATTACATTCAGATAATGGGTTTACTGTCAAACCGAGAATTACTTTAACAGCTTCAAGTGGAGAGATGCTTATTCGTTTTATGTCCGATTCATTACATAACGGAGCTGGTTGGAAGGCTACATTTTCGGCAG attgTCCGCCCATAAAATCTGGAATTGGTGCTCTAGCGTCTAACAGAGATACTGCTTTTGGAACAACAATAACATTCTCATGTCCAATTGGTCAAGAATTTGCTACTGGAAAGTCTCGAATCTCTACGCAATGTTTAGATGGAGGAAAATGGTCTACCACATACATTCCTAGCTGTCAAG AGGTTTATTGCGGTCCTGTACCTCAAATTGACAACGGCTTCTCAATTGGCTCAACTAATGTAACATACCGTGGCGTGGCAACTTATCAGTGTTATGCAGGGTTTGCTTTTCCAACTGGCCAACCCATAGAAAGAATTTCGTGTTTGTCGGATGGAAGATGGGAGAGAACTCCGACATGTCTAG caTCCCAGTGTGTAGCACTACCTGATGTACCACATGCTAATGTTACAATACTAAACGGTGGAGGTCGAAGTTATGGTACAATTGTGCGCTATGAATGTGAACCTGGATACGTTCGGACTGGGCAGCCGGTGCTGCTTTGTATGAGTAATGGAACATGGTCTGGTGAAGTACCAATATGTTCCAAAATATTGTGCCCTGAGTTTCCTGAGATTAAAAACGGATTTATTGTTGATCAAACCAGATCATATATGTTTGGCGATGAAGCACGTGTACAGTGCTTTAAAG GATACAAGATAAACGGTCCTAGCATAATCAGATGTGGAGCTAATCAAGAATTTGATGCAATGCCAACTTGTGAAGATATCAACGAATGTATCAGCAGCCAATGTGATTCAACGTCCACAGAATGTAAAAATACTCAAGGTGGATTTTACTGTCCCTGTCGGCCTGGATTCACACCAAGTCTGGATTGCAGGCCAGTGGGCGACTTAGGATTAATTAATGGTGCTATACCAGATGAGTCTATAACTACTTCCACGTCTGAACCTGGTTATCATAAAGGG ATGATTCGGCTCAATAACGGAGGAGGTTGGTGTGGAAATAATCTAGAAGCTGGAGCTAATTGGGTTCTTGTAGATTTAAGAGCACCTACAATTGTAAGAGGATTCCGAACCATGAGTGTTATGCGAGCAGACGCCAATATCGCATTTACTTCTGCGATAAGAATTCAATACACCAATGATTTAGCTGATGTATTTAAAGATTACACTAACCCTGATGGAACAGCTGTAGAGTTCCGCATATTAGAACCAACATTATCCGTATTAAATCTACCGATGCCGATTGAGGCACAATATGTTAAATTCAAAATACAGGATTACGTAGGTGCACCATGCTTAAAGCTCGAAATTATGGGATGCGCAAGACTTGACTGCTCAGACATAAACGAGTGCAACGAAAACAACGGTGGATGTGATCAAAAGTGTATCAACAC GCCCGGAAACTTCTCATGCTCATGCAATATTGGATATGAGCTCTACTTCTCCAATGGAACGGCTGGGTTTTCTATAGAGAAGTCTGAAACTGGTGAAAGAGATGGTGACACATACCAAAGAAACAAATCTTGTGTCCCTGTTATGTGCCCACCACTTGCCTCGCCTGAAAATGGTCTATTACTTTCTACAAAAAGTTCCTATCACTTCGGCGATATTGTTGAATTCCAGTGTAATTTCGGATATGTTATGTCTGGATTTTCTTCACTACTTTGCACTTCAAGTGGAACGTGGAACGGCACAGCTCCAGAATGccaat ATGCCCGTTGTGTTACATTATCTGATGACAAAAAGGATGGGTTAAAAGTGATAAGAGATGATTCTGAAAGTGTTTTGGTGCCATATAGAGATAACGTTACCATTACTTGTACTTCTCCTGGTCGTTTATTACGCAATACTGCTACTTCTTCCTTTAGACAATGTGTTTATGATCCAAAACCA GGTCTACCACATTATTGGTTTTCTGGTGCTCAACCCCAATGCCCTCGTAAAGATTGTGGTGTTCCGATGCCGACACCTGGAGCCGAATACGGCCAATATCTTGATACGAGATATCAGAGCTCTTTCTTCTTTGGATGCCAGAATACTTTTAAACTAGCAGGTCAAACAAGTAAACATGATAACGTAGTGAGATGTCAAGCAAATGGAATTTGGGACTTTGGAGATTTAAGATGTGAAGGACCTGTATGCGATGATCCAGGCCGACCGGCAGATGGGTATCAAATCTCGAGAAGCTACGAGCAAGGATCTGAAGTTTTATTTGGTTGTTCAAGACCTGGTTACATTTTAATTAACCCAAGACCTATCACATGCATACGTGAACCAGAATGTAAAGTTATTAGACCTCTTGGTTTAGCTTCCGGAAGAATACCCGATTCTGCTATTAACGCTACCTCAGAAAGACCTAATTATGAAGCCAAAAATATTAGGCTCAATTCAGTTACTGGCTGGTGTGGTAAACAAGAAGCATTCACTTATGTTAGTGTTGACTTAGGGAAAGTCTACAGAGTTAAAGCTATTTTAGTTAAAGGAGTCGTAACATCTGATATTGTTGGCCGGCCTACCGAAATAAGATTTTTCTACAAACAAGcagaaaatgaaaattatgtGGTTTACTTCCCCAACTTCAATTTAACAATGAGAGATCCTGGCAATTATGGAGAGCTAGCAATGATAACATTGCCAAAATATGTGCAGGCCAGATTTGTTATATTGGGTATTGTTAGTTTTATGGACAATGCTTGTCTTAAATTTGAATTGATGGGTTGTGATGAGCCCGCTGCAGAACCATTATTAGGTTATGACTATGGATATTCTCCTTGTGTTG ataatGAACCACCGGTCTTCCAAAATTGCCCACAACATCCGATTGTAGTGCAAACAGATGTCAATGGAGGATTATTGCCAGTCAATTTCACTGAACCAACTGCTACTGACAACTCTGGTGCTATTGCTAGATTAGAAGTAACGCCGCAACATTTTAAAACTCCGATACAAGTTTTCCACAATATGGTTGTACGATACGTAGCATTTGACTTTGATGGAAATGTTGCCATTTGTGAAGTTAACATCACGGTACCTGATTATACACCACCTAGATTGAGTTGCCCACAAAGCTACGTCATAGAACTAGTCGATAAACAAGATAGCTATGCTGTAAACTTTAACGAAACTAGAAAAAGAATAAACGCGACTGATGCTTCTGGAGAAGTATTCTTAAAGTTCATTCCCGAAAAAGCTGTAATACCGATACGTGGCTATGAAAATGTTACCGTTATAGCGTCCGATAAATATGGAAATCAAGCTCAATGCCACTTCCAG GTATCGGTTCAAGCCACACCTTGTGTAGACTGGGAACTTATGCCACCAGCCCATGGTTCTCTAAATTGTCTACCTGGTGATAGAGGAATACAATGTATTGCAACTTGTAGCCCGGGATTTAGATTTACTGATGGAGAGCCAGTCAAAACATTCGTGTGTGAAACAAAACGTCAATGGGTACCAACTGCAGTAGTACCTGACTGTGTTTCTGAAA ATACTCAACAAGCTACATACCATGTTGTAGCAGGTGTACAATATCGAGCTCTTGGAGCTGTTTCAAATGCTTGCCTACCTCAATACAAAGATCTTCTAGCGCAATATGATAACATATTAAATGAACGTCTATCTCAACGTTGTTCAGCCGTAAACGTTAACATCAATGTTACTTTCGTCAAAGCAATGCCAAGTCTTCTTGATGAAAATGTAGTTAAAATGGACTTTGTTTTGGCTATAACTCCTGCTATAAGACAGACACAGTTATATGACCTTTGTGGTTCTACgttaaatcttatttttgaccTATCTGTGCCTTACGCAAGTGCACTTATTGAACCTGTACTAAACGTTTCTTCAATTGGAAATCAGTGCCCACCTTTGCGAGCAATCAGAAGTACAATCTCACGAGGATTTACCTGCAGCGTTGGTGAAGTACTTAATATGGACACTACTGATGTACCTAGATGCC TGCACTGTCCTGCTGGAACTTTTGCTggtgaaaaacaaaaaagttgcaCGATGTGTCCACGAGGATATTTCCAGAACCAAGCACGACAAGGCTCGTGTCTTAAATGCCCTCAAGGAACATTCACCAGGGAAGAAGGATCAAAGGACTTAAATGACTGCGTACCTGTATGTGGATATGGAACATATTCTCCGACAGGATTGGTTCCATGCTTAGAATGTCCTCGCAATAGCTATACAAGTGAACCACCTCTAGGAGGATTCAAAGACTGTCAAGCTTGTCCAGTCAATACTTTTACTTATCAACCAGCAGCATTTGGAAAAGATAAATGTAGAGCAAAGTGTGCTCCAGGAACATATTCACCTACTGGTTTGGCTCCATGCTCTCAATGTCCGAGAAATTTCTATCAAAACTTAGTTGGAAGTACATTATGTCTGGAATGTCCAACAAATATGAAAACTGTAAGCACGGGTGCTACAGGTTTAGAAGAATGTCTGCCAGTGGAATGTTCTAATAGTGCTTGTCAACATGGTGGACTTTGTGTACCAAAAGGACATGGGGTTCAATGTTACTGTCCAGCCGGTTTTTCGGGACGCAGGTGTGAAATAGATATTGACGAGTGCGAAAGCCAGCCTTGTTATAATGGAGGAACTTGCATCGATCTTCCACAAGGATACAGATGCTCCTGCCCTACTGGATATGGTGGTATCAACTGCCAGGAAGAAAGGTCTGATTGTAGGAATGACACATGTCCTGAACGCGCTATGTGTAAAGACGAACCAGGTTATAATAATTACACATGTCTATGTAGGTCTGGCTATACTGGCATTGACTGCGATGTTACG attgaTCCTTGTTCAGCCAATggaaatccatgcaaaaatggTGCTACTTGTACAGCCTTACAACAAGGCAGATATAAATGTGAATGTTTGCCAGGATGGGAAGGTCAATTATGTGAAATAAATACTGACGACTGCATTGAAAAACCATGTCTGCTGGGTGCGCCTTGCACAGACTTAGTTAATGACTTTAGTTGTTCATGCCCACCAGGCTTCACCGGAAAACGTTGCCACGAAAAGATAGATCTTTGCTCTAATGGGCCATGTAAACACGGAATCTGTGTTGATAAACTATTTGTTCATCAATGTGTTTGTGATCCGGGTTGGTCGGGACCATCTTgcgatattaatattaatgaatGCGTTATTTCACCATGTGAAAATGGAGGCCGTTGTATTGACAGTATCGATGATTTCACTTGTAGTTGTGAACCTGGATACACTGGAAAACGATGCCAGCATACTATTGACGACTGTGCTTCCCAACCCTGCCAAAATGGTGCAACATGTACAGACCAAATAGATGGATTCACATGCAAATGCCGACCAGGGTTTATTGGACTGCAATGTGAGACAGCTATTGACGAATGCTTGAACGAGCCTTGTAACCCAGCAGGAACTGAACGCTGTATAGACTTGGACAACAAATATCAATGCGTATGTCGTGAAGGCTTTACTGGAGAAATGTGTGAAACTAATATTGACGATTGTGCCTCAGATCCATGCTTCAACGGTGGTTCTTGCAAAGATGAAATAGGTGGCTATAAATGTGGTTGTCAGCCTGGATGGACTGGAAAACGTTGTGAACGTGATATTGGAAATTGTGTTAATTTACCTTGCCAGAATAATGCTAAATGTATCGATCTGTTCCAAGACTACTTCTGCGT aTGTCCGAGTGGAACAGATGGAAAACAATGTGAAACTGCACCAGAACGTTGCATTGGTAGCCCATGCATGCATGGTGGAAAGTGTCAAGATTTTGGTTCTGGCCTTAACTGCACATGTTCGCTAGATTACACAGGCATCGGTTGTCAATATGAATTCGATGCTTGTGAAGCTGGCCTTTGTAAAAATGGAGCAACGTGCATAGACGAAGGAGACGATTACTCTTGCACATGTGCCCCAGGATTTACAGGAAAGAACTGCGATGAAGATATCATCGACTGTAAAGAAAATTCATGCCCTCCATCAGCAACCTGTATTGATTTACCTGGACGATTTTACTGTCAGTGTCCTTTCAATTTAACTGGTGATGactgtagaaaat CTATCAGCGTAGATTACGATTTATACTTTAGTGATCCATTACGCTCAAGCGCTGCCCAAGTAGTACCATTTAGTACAGGATCAGCTGACAGTCTTACTATTGGGATGTGGGTTCAGTATACACAACAAGATGAAGGTGGTATTTTCTTCACGGCTTATGGTGTAAG CAATTCATATATCGCGCTTAATAAGAGAACAATCATACAAGCTCATTCCAATGGTGTACAAGTATCTCTTTTCCCTGAACTTCAAGATGTATATCTAAGCTTTGGTGAATATGCAACTGTTAACGACGGACAGTGGCACCATGTTGCTTTAGTATGGGATGGAAGCAATGGAGGTGAATTAACACTCATCACAGAAGGTTTAATTGCCAGTAAACTAGAAGGATATGGCAGCGGGAAAACACTACCACAATA TGTTTGGGTAACGCTGGGAAAACCACAATCGGATAATCCAAAAGCTTACACTGAAGCAGGCTTCCAAGGACATCTAACTAAGGTGCAGATTTGGAATCGTGCCCTTGACGTAACTAATGAAATACAAAAACAAGTTCGCGACTGCAGGACTGAACCGGTCTTATACAACGGCTTAGTACTCACATGGACTGGATATGACGATACCATTGGTGGAGTAGAGAGAATCGTTCCATCGCATTGTGGACAAAGGGTTTGTCCAAATGGCTATACCGGTACTAAATGCCAACAACTTCAAGTTGACAAAGAAGCACCAAGAGTAGAACGTTGTCCTGGTGACCTGTGGGTTATTGCTAAAAATGGATCCACAATTGTCAACTGGGACATGCCAGCGTTCAGCGATAATGTAGGAGTTACGAAAGTTGTTGAAAAGTCTGGTCACAAACCTGGTCAAAACCTCGCCTGGGGAGCGTACGATATTGCATACATTGCTTACGACAGCGCAGGAAATGCTGCCACGTGTACTTTCAAAGTTACTGTTTTGT ttGAATTCTGTCCACCTTTACCTGACCCGCTCGGAGGATATCAATCTTGTCGCGACTGGGGTGCGGGCGGGCAATTTAAAGTATGCGAGATCGCGTGTCGAGATGGCTTGAGATTTTCACAACAAGTACCACCTTTCTATACTTGCGGAGCTGAAGGATTTTGGCGTCCTACAAATGATCCATCATTACCACTTGTTTATCCAGCATGTTCCC CTGCTTCGCCCGCACAACGTGTGTTCAAAATATCAATGCAGTTCCCTAGCTCAGTTCTTTGTAATGATGCTGGACAGGCTGTGCTTAGACAGAAAGTGCGAAGTGCTATCAATCAACTCAATAGAGACTGGAACTTCTGCTCCTACGCTGTTGACG GTACGCGGGAATGCAAGGAATTGGATATCAATGTGAAATGCGACCACAGAGGAAATGTCCGACAAACAAGACAAGTATCGTCACCGCCAACTGCAACATCCAAAGATACATATGTTCTGGATGCTATAATACCAGTGGAGGA CGACCCAGTAATCCACAACGGTAACAACGAACGCTCTACCGTAAAACGATTACTGGAGAAACTTATACTCGAAGACGAACAATTTGATGTACGAAGCATTTTGCCGAACACCGTCCCAGATCCGGCTAGCTTGAAACTCGAATCCGACTATGCTTGTCCAATGGGACAGGTTGTCATGGCGCCAGACTGTG TGTCTTGCGCTGTGGGCACCTACCTTGATGCAGCAAGCGACTCTTGCAAACCTTGTCCTACTGGGACCTACCAATCTGAAGCCGGTCAATTACAATGCACGCCGTGTCCAGCTATCGCGGGACAGCCAGGAGTTACTCAGGCTTCTGGTGCCAGAAGCGCAGCTGATTGCAAAG AAAGGTGTGCTGCCGGCAAATATTACGATGCTGAGGCGGATCTATGCAGACCCTGTGGCCACGGATCATACCAACCACGAGAAGGTGCATTCTCTTGCATCGCCTGTCCAAGAGGTCAAACGACACGCGCCACCGAAGCGGTATCCGCCGCTGAATGCAGAGATGATTGCCCATCAG GCGAGCAGCTGAGCAGCGATGGTGGTTGTGAACCGTGCCCTCGAGGCACTTGGCGAGCTACGGGGTCCGGCGCGTCGTGCGCGCCGTGCCCGCCCGGCACCACCACGCCCCACCCTGGCGCCGCGTCTCCCGACCAATGTTCATTACCAGTCTGCAAGCCAG gTTCTTATCTCAACGTCACCCTCAATACCTGCATACAATGCAGGAAAGGAACATACCAGTCGGAAACGCAACAAACGCTATGTATTCCATGCCCTATTAACACAAGTACGAGAGGACCTGGAGCG GTATCTGAATCAGACTGCACAAATCCATGTGAGATGAGTGGCCCCGACATGCACTGCGATACCAATGCCTACTGCCTTCTCATACCTGAAACTAGTGAATTCAAGTGTCAATGTAAACCTGGTTTCAACGGCACTGGAAAAGTTTGTATAG